The following proteins are encoded in a genomic region of Pseudoxanthomonas suwonensis 11-1:
- a CDS encoding 23S rRNA (adenine(2030)-N(6))-methyltransferase RlmJ: MNYRHAFHAGNHADVLKHVVLLAQLDALLRKDSPFFVLDTHAGRGRYLLQGEAAGRTREAVGGILALAGRKDAPPAVARYLHAVAANNPVDTLLAYPGSPLLAAQAMREQDRLAACELQPEEAAELKALFAHDNRVAVHARDGYDAVRALLPPRVDGVRYARGLVLVDPPYEAQDEEYPKVAAAVREVLQRWPQGGVAIWYPVKQRRSLQPFFRKLAGLDARSVLLAELMVRPDDSPLRLNGSGMALVNPPWKLDEAIAPALAYLQKHLGEAGASTRLEWLRRDDG, encoded by the coding sequence ATGAACTACCGCCACGCCTTCCACGCCGGCAACCATGCCGACGTGCTCAAGCACGTCGTCCTGCTCGCCCAGCTGGACGCCCTGCTGCGCAAGGACTCCCCGTTCTTCGTGCTCGACACCCACGCCGGCCGCGGCCGTTACCTGCTGCAGGGCGAGGCCGCCGGCCGCACCCGCGAGGCGGTGGGCGGCATCCTGGCACTGGCCGGACGCAAGGACGCCCCCCCCGCGGTGGCGCGCTACCTGCACGCGGTCGCCGCCAACAATCCGGTCGACACCCTGCTCGCCTACCCCGGCTCGCCGCTGCTGGCCGCCCAGGCCATGCGCGAACAGGACCGGCTGGCCGCCTGCGAGCTGCAGCCGGAGGAAGCGGCGGAGCTGAAGGCGCTGTTCGCCCATGACAATCGCGTCGCGGTGCATGCGCGCGACGGCTATGACGCGGTGCGCGCCCTGCTGCCGCCGCGGGTGGACGGGGTCCGCTACGCCCGCGGCCTGGTCCTGGTCGACCCGCCGTACGAGGCCCAGGACGAGGAATACCCGAAGGTCGCCGCGGCGGTGCGCGAGGTGCTGCAGCGCTGGCCGCAGGGGGGCGTGGCGATCTGGTACCCGGTCAAGCAGCGGCGCTCGCTGCAGCCGTTCTTCCGCAAGCTGGCCGGGCTGGACGCGCGCTCGGTGCTGCTGGCCGAGCTGATGGTGCGTCCGGACGATTCGCCGCTGCGGCTCAATGGCAGCGGCATGGCCCTGGTCAATCCGCCGTGGAAACTGGACGAGGCCATCGCCCCGGCCCTGGCCTACCTGCAGAAGCACCTGGGCGAGGCCGGCGCATCGACCCGGCTGGAGTGGCTCAGGCGCGACGACGGCTGA
- the creC gene encoding two-component system sensor histidine kinase CreC, with the protein MRLGLRLFLGFILIVGLAAFFVLRVFVDEVKPGVRQAMESSLVDTANTLAVMAAADLKAGRIGEGRFARDLAEAMRRDPGARIWDVPKHGIDLQVTVTDARGIVVFDSRGEELGRDHSRWNDVLRTLRGEYGARSSPEVEGDRTRTVMHVAAPVFDPEQPGRLIGVLTVARPNSSLEPFIEAGQRRMLGQGAWLIGLSALVGVLVTAWLSRRIGRLARYARAVAAGEPAAPPPAWRDEIGDLGQALEEMRRKLEGKAYVEQYVQSLTHEMKSPLAAIRGAAELLQEPLPEPERQRFARSILEQQGRLTETIDKLLALAEVEQHGWLQRREAVDLGALLGEVATAAEPRLAGAGLELQLELPPQPLRAEGDGFLLRQALANLVDNALAFAPRGSTVQLSLGAEAGGAVIRVLDRGPGVPGYALERVFERFYSLARPDGRPRSSGLGLPFVREVARLHGGRAWLGNRDGGGAEAGIALPLA; encoded by the coding sequence ATGCGCCTGGGCCTGCGCCTGTTCCTGGGCTTCATCCTGATCGTCGGCCTGGCCGCGTTCTTCGTCCTGCGGGTGTTCGTGGACGAGGTGAAGCCCGGCGTGCGCCAGGCCATGGAGTCGAGCCTGGTCGATACCGCCAACACCCTGGCGGTGATGGCCGCCGCCGACCTCAAGGCCGGGCGCATCGGCGAGGGCAGGTTCGCCCGCGACCTGGCCGAAGCCATGCGCCGCGATCCGGGCGCGCGCATCTGGGACGTGCCCAAGCACGGCATCGACCTGCAGGTGACGGTCACCGACGCACGCGGCATCGTCGTGTTCGATTCCCGCGGCGAGGAACTGGGACGCGACCATTCGCGCTGGAACGATGTGCTCCGCACCCTGCGCGGCGAGTACGGCGCCCGTTCCAGCCCCGAGGTCGAGGGCGACAGGACGCGCACGGTCATGCACGTGGCCGCACCGGTTTTCGACCCGGAACAGCCGGGTCGCCTGATCGGCGTGCTGACCGTGGCCCGGCCCAACAGCAGCCTGGAGCCGTTCATCGAGGCCGGCCAGCGGCGCATGCTGGGGCAGGGCGCCTGGCTGATCGGGCTGTCGGCCCTGGTCGGGGTGCTGGTCACGGCCTGGCTGTCGCGGCGCATCGGTCGCCTGGCCCGCTATGCCCGGGCGGTGGCCGCGGGCGAGCCGGCCGCGCCGCCACCGGCGTGGCGGGACGAGATCGGCGACCTCGGCCAGGCGCTGGAGGAGATGCGCCGCAAGCTCGAGGGCAAGGCCTATGTCGAGCAGTACGTGCAGTCCCTGACCCACGAGATGAAGAGCCCGCTGGCCGCGATCCGCGGCGCGGCCGAACTGCTGCAGGAGCCGCTGCCGGAGCCGGAGCGCCAGCGCTTCGCCCGCAGCATCCTCGAGCAGCAGGGGCGCCTGACCGAGACCATCGACAAGCTGCTGGCGCTGGCCGAGGTGGAGCAGCACGGCTGGCTGCAGCGGCGCGAAGCGGTGGACCTGGGCGCCTTGCTCGGGGAAGTGGCCACCGCGGCGGAGCCGCGCCTGGCAGGTGCCGGGCTGGAGCTGCAGCTGGAGTTGCCGCCGCAGCCGCTGCGGGCCGAGGGCGACGGCTTCCTGCTGCGCCAGGCCCTGGCCAACCTGGTCGACAACGCCCTGGCCTTCGCGCCGCGCGGAAGCACCGTGCAGCTGTCGCTGGGCGCCGAGGCGGGCGGGGCCGTGATCCGGGTGCTCGACCGCGGCCCAGGCGTACCCGGCTACGCGCTGGAGCGGGTGTTCGAGCGCTTCTACTCGCTGGCGCGGCCCGATGGACGTCCGCGCAGTTCCGGCCTGGGCCTGCCGTTCGTGCGCGAAGTCGCGCGCCTGCACGGTGGCCGCGCCTGGCTGGGCAATCGCGATGGCGGGGGCGCCGAAGCCGGCATCGCCCTGCCGCTGGCCTGA
- the creD gene encoding cell envelope integrity protein CreD, with protein MTSLKLLLRFLTIGALFLVLLVPLAMIRGVVADRQVHRDAAEQRVTESMAGPQRLVGPLRVVPWTAVRQVNTTVAGKVELREETVSGHLVQAPATLHAGGELLPDLRRIGLYDVLGFRWQADVQAAFEPLPLPAVDGRRYGTPYLVLGVDDVRGLVGHPALEADGAAARLEPGTADLAGSIEGLHARLAPLAGDATQLAAGQVRLRMGLAGTRSLAIVPVGDSNEVRLQSVWPHPQFGGDFLPTRREVRSDGFDASWSVSSLASSARSQVLGAARGGEPERALGTDSIAVSLVDPVDVHTRVDRASKYGVLFVVLTFVGFALLELVRGLRIHPLQYLMVGLALAIFFLLLLGLSEHIAFGRAYLASAAACIGLQFVYVSGVLGSWWRAGVFAGLLAGLYGVLYSLLVSEDNALLMGSLLLFGVLATVMLLTRRIDWYERSATLG; from the coding sequence ATGACATCCTTAAAGCTGCTGTTGCGATTCCTGACGATCGGCGCGCTGTTCCTGGTGCTGCTGGTTCCCCTGGCGATGATCCGCGGCGTGGTCGCGGACCGGCAGGTCCACCGCGATGCGGCCGAACAGCGGGTGACCGAAAGCATGGCCGGCCCCCAGCGGCTGGTCGGCCCGCTGCGGGTCGTACCCTGGACCGCGGTGCGCCAGGTCAACACCACCGTCGCCGGCAAGGTCGAACTGCGCGAGGAGACCGTGTCCGGCCACCTGGTGCAGGCGCCCGCGACGCTCCATGCCGGCGGCGAGCTGCTGCCGGACCTGCGCAGGATCGGGCTGTACGACGTGCTCGGTTTCCGCTGGCAGGCGGACGTGCAGGCGGCGTTCGAGCCGCTGCCGCTGCCGGCCGTCGATGGACGCCGCTATGGCACCCCGTACCTGGTGCTGGGCGTGGACGACGTGCGCGGCCTGGTCGGCCATCCGGCGTTGGAAGCCGATGGCGCCGCGGCGAGGCTGGAGCCCGGCACCGCCGACCTGGCCGGCAGCATCGAAGGCCTGCACGCACGGCTGGCACCGCTGGCCGGGGATGCGACCCAGCTGGCCGCTGGCCAGGTGCGGCTGCGCATGGGCCTGGCCGGTACCCGCTCGCTGGCGATCGTGCCGGTCGGCGACAGCAACGAGGTCCGGCTGCAGTCGGTCTGGCCGCACCCGCAGTTCGGCGGGGACTTCCTTCCGACCCGGCGCGAGGTGCGCTCCGACGGCTTCGATGCCAGCTGGAGCGTGTCCTCGCTGGCCAGCAGCGCGCGCTCGCAGGTGCTCGGGGCCGCGCGTGGCGGCGAGCCGGAGCGGGCGCTGGGCACGGACAGCATCGCGGTCAGCCTGGTCGATCCGGTGGACGTGCATACCCGGGTGGACCGCGCGAGCAAGTACGGCGTGCTGTTCGTGGTCCTGACCTTCGTCGGCTTCGCCCTGCTGGAGCTGGTGCGCGGGCTGCGCATCCACCCGCTGCAGTACCTGATGGTCGGCCTGGCCCTGGCGATCTTCTTCCTGCTGCTGCTGGGCCTGTCCGAACACATCGCCTTCGGCCGTGCCTACCTGGCCTCCGCGGCGGCGTGCATCGGCCTGCAGTTCGTGTATGTGTCCGGCGTACTGGGCAGCTGGTGGCGTGCCGGGGTGTTCGCCGGGTTGCTGGCCGGCCTGTACGGAGTGCTCTACAGCCTGCTGGTGTCCGAAGACAACGCGCTGCTGATGGGCTCGCTGCTGCTGTTCGGCGTGCTGGCCACGGTGATGCTGCTGACCCGCCGGATCGACTGGTACGAGCGCTCGGCGACCCTGGGCTGA
- the mfd gene encoding transcription-repair coupling factor: MSSSNRAVSSIPPLPRRGQARAWWNAPASPSALAWHLVRAARAHPGPLLFVARDTQSAHQVEADLQTLLGSDSDLPVVPFPDWETLPYDRFSPHPDIISQRLAALQRLPRLERGIVVVPVQTLLQRLPPLRYIAGTSFDLATGQRLDLDAEKRRLESAGYRNVPQVLDPGDFAVRGGLLDVYPMGAQAPLRIELLDDEIDSIRSFDPESQRSLDRIEAVHMLPGRETPMDEASLGRVMDALRERFDVDTRRSALYQDLKAGIAPAGIEYYLPLFFPPGRDGSGSTATLFDYLPVSVLPVLADGASGCADAFWQQTGNRYEQRRHDVEHPVLPPGELYLPPDALREQLNRGIRIEVCGPGHTHAGDAAALGDQPAPALPIARPDQPRAGEALRGFLSSYPGRVLVAADSPGRREALLEVLQAAGLQPKTLAGFPAFLEGEERFGLAVAPLEDGFALDDPQLVVLTERQLFPERATQPRRARRAGREPEAIIRDLGELTEGAPIVHEDHGVGRYRGLVAMDIGGMPGEFLDIEYAKGDRLYVPVTQLHLVSRYSGASPETAPLHSLGGEQWTKAKRKAQEKVRDVAAELLEIQARRQARAGLALDIDRAMYEGFAAGFPFEETPDQHAAIEAVLRDLQSSQPMDRVVCGDVGFGKTEVAVRAAFAAASGGRQVAVLVPTTLLAEQHFRNFRDRFADWPLKVEVLSRFKSKKEIEAELEKVARGEIDVIVGTHRLLQPDVKFKDLGLVIVDEEQRFGVRQKEALKALRANVHLLTLTATPIPRTLNMAMAGLRDLSIIATPPPNRLAVQTFVVPWDDNQLREAFQRELSRGGQLYFLHNDVESMGRMQKQLAELVPEARIGVAHGQMPERELERVMLDFQKQRFNVLLASTIIESGIDIPNANTIVINRADKFGLAQLHQLRGRVGRSHHRAYAYLLVPPDRRAMSPDAEKRLDAIASMDELGAGFTLATHDLEIRGAGELLGEDQSGQMAEVGFSLYTELLERAVRSIRQGKLPDLDAGEEERGAEVVLNVPALIPEDYLPDVHTRLTLYKRISSARDSEALRELQVEMIDRFGLLPDAVKNMFAIAELKRQCDALGIRKLELGENGGRIVFEAKPRVDPMSVIRMIQQQPKLYAMDGPDKLKVRVPLPEAGDRFNAARGLLTALSPN, translated from the coding sequence ATGTCGTCGTCGAACCGAGCCGTGTCCTCCATTCCCCCGCTTCCCCGGCGTGGCCAGGCCCGCGCCTGGTGGAACGCGCCCGCCTCGCCCTCCGCGCTGGCCTGGCACCTGGTGCGCGCCGCCCGCGCCCATCCCGGTCCGCTGCTGTTCGTCGCCCGCGACACCCAGTCCGCGCACCAGGTCGAGGCCGACCTGCAGACCCTGCTCGGTAGCGACAGCGACCTGCCGGTAGTGCCGTTCCCGGACTGGGAAACCCTGCCCTACGACCGTTTCAGCCCGCACCCGGACATCATCAGCCAGCGCCTGGCCGCCCTGCAGCGCCTGCCGCGGCTGGAGCGCGGGATCGTGGTGGTGCCGGTGCAGACCCTGCTGCAGCGGCTGCCGCCGCTGCGCTACATCGCCGGCACCAGCTTCGACCTGGCCACCGGCCAGCGCCTGGACCTGGACGCGGAGAAGCGCCGGCTGGAATCGGCCGGCTACCGCAACGTGCCGCAGGTGCTGGACCCGGGCGACTTCGCCGTGCGTGGCGGCCTGCTCGACGTCTATCCGATGGGCGCGCAGGCACCGCTGCGGATCGAGCTGCTGGACGACGAGATCGATTCGATCCGCAGCTTCGACCCGGAGAGCCAGCGCTCGCTGGACCGGATCGAAGCGGTGCACATGCTGCCCGGGCGCGAGACGCCGATGGACGAGGCGAGCCTGGGGAGGGTAATGGACGCCCTGCGCGAGCGCTTCGACGTCGATACCCGGCGCAGCGCGCTGTACCAGGACCTCAAGGCCGGCATCGCCCCGGCCGGCATCGAGTACTACCTGCCGCTGTTCTTCCCGCCCGGGCGCGATGGCTCCGGGTCGACCGCCACCCTGTTCGACTACCTGCCGGTGAGCGTGCTGCCGGTGCTGGCCGACGGTGCCAGCGGCTGCGCCGACGCGTTCTGGCAGCAGACCGGCAACCGCTACGAACAGCGCCGGCACGACGTCGAGCACCCGGTGCTGCCGCCGGGCGAGCTGTACCTGCCACCGGACGCGCTGCGCGAGCAGCTCAACCGCGGCATCCGCATCGAGGTCTGCGGACCCGGGCACACCCATGCCGGCGATGCCGCCGCGCTGGGCGACCAGCCGGCGCCGGCGCTGCCGATCGCGCGGCCGGACCAGCCGCGTGCCGGCGAGGCCCTGCGCGGTTTCCTGTCCAGCTACCCGGGCCGGGTGCTGGTCGCCGCTGATTCGCCCGGCCGCCGCGAGGCCCTGCTGGAAGTGCTGCAGGCTGCCGGGCTGCAGCCGAAGACCCTGGCCGGTTTCCCCGCCTTCCTCGAGGGCGAAGAGCGCTTCGGCCTGGCCGTCGCGCCGCTGGAGGACGGCTTCGCCCTGGACGACCCGCAGCTGGTGGTGCTCACCGAGCGCCAGCTGTTCCCCGAGCGCGCCACCCAGCCGCGCCGCGCGCGCCGCGCCGGCCGCGAGCCGGAAGCCATCATCCGCGACCTCGGAGAGCTGACCGAGGGTGCGCCCATCGTCCACGAGGACCACGGCGTGGGCCGTTACCGCGGCCTGGTGGCGATGGACATCGGCGGCATGCCCGGCGAGTTCCTGGACATCGAGTACGCCAAGGGCGACCGCCTGTACGTGCCGGTGACCCAGCTGCACCTGGTCAGCCGCTACTCCGGCGCCTCGCCGGAAACCGCGCCGCTGCACTCGCTGGGCGGCGAACAGTGGACGAAGGCCAAGCGCAAGGCGCAGGAGAAGGTCCGCGACGTGGCCGCCGAGCTGCTGGAGATCCAGGCCCGGCGCCAGGCCCGCGCCGGCCTTGCGCTGGACATCGACCGCGCCATGTACGAGGGCTTCGCCGCCGGCTTCCCGTTCGAGGAGACCCCGGACCAGCACGCCGCGATCGAGGCGGTGCTGCGCGACCTGCAGTCGAGCCAGCCGATGGACCGGGTGGTCTGCGGCGACGTCGGCTTCGGCAAGACCGAGGTCGCGGTGCGCGCGGCCTTCGCCGCGGCCAGTGGCGGCCGCCAGGTGGCGGTGCTGGTGCCCACCACCCTGCTGGCCGAGCAGCACTTCCGCAATTTCCGCGACCGCTTCGCCGACTGGCCGCTCAAGGTCGAGGTGCTGTCGCGCTTCAAGTCGAAGAAGGAAATCGAGGCGGAGCTGGAGAAGGTCGCACGCGGCGAGATCGACGTGATCGTCGGTACCCACCGCCTGCTGCAGCCGGACGTGAAGTTCAAGGACCTTGGCCTGGTCATCGTCGACGAGGAGCAGCGCTTCGGCGTGCGCCAGAAGGAGGCGCTGAAGGCGCTGCGCGCCAACGTGCACCTGCTGACCCTGACCGCCACCCCGATCCCGCGCACGCTCAACATGGCCATGGCCGGCCTGCGCGACCTCAGCATCATCGCCACCCCGCCGCCGAACCGGCTGGCGGTGCAGACCTTCGTCGTGCCCTGGGACGACAACCAGCTGCGCGAGGCCTTCCAGCGCGAGCTCTCGCGCGGCGGCCAGCTGTACTTCCTGCACAACGACGTTGAAAGCATGGGCCGGATGCAGAAGCAGCTGGCCGAGCTGGTGCCGGAGGCGCGCATCGGCGTCGCCCACGGACAGATGCCCGAGCGCGAGCTGGAGCGGGTGATGCTCGACTTCCAGAAACAGCGCTTCAACGTGCTGCTGGCCTCGACCATCATCGAGTCCGGCATCGACATCCCCAACGCCAACACCATCGTCATCAACCGCGCCGACAAGTTCGGCCTGGCCCAGCTGCACCAGCTGCGCGGCCGCGTCGGCCGCTCGCACCACCGCGCCTACGCCTACCTGCTGGTGCCGCCGGACCGCCGCGCGATGAGCCCGGACGCGGAGAAGCGCCTGGACGCGATCGCCTCGATGGACGAGCTGGGCGCCGGCTTCACCCTGGCCACCCACGACCTGGAGATCCGCGGCGCCGGCGAACTGCTGGGCGAGGACCAGAGCGGCCAGATGGCCGAGGTCGGCTTCAGCCTCTACACCGAGCTGCTGGAGCGTGCGGTGCGCAGCATCCGCCAGGGCAAGCTGCCCGACCTGGACGCCGGCGAGGAGGAACGCGGCGCCGAGGTCGTGCTCAACGTGCCGGCGCTGATCCCGGAGGACTACCTGCCGGACGTGCACACCCGCCTGACCCTGTACAAGCGCATTTCCAGCGCGCGCGACAGCGAGGCCCTGCGCGAGCTGCAGGTGGAGATGATCGACCGCTTCGGCCTGCTGCCGGACGCGGTCAAGAACATGTTCGCCATCGCCGAACTGAAGCGGCAGTGCGACGCGCTGGGCATCCGCAAGCTGGAGCTTGGCGAGAACGGCGGCCGCATCGTGTTCGAGGCCAAGCCGCGGGTCGATCCCATGTCGGTGATCCGCATGATCCAGCAGCAGCCCAAGCTCTATGCGATGGACGGTCCCGACAAGCTCAAGGTACGCGTGCCACTGCCCGAGGCCGGCGACCGCTTCAACGCCGCCCGCGGCCTGCTGACGGCCCTCTCCCCCAACTGA
- a CDS encoding HD-GYP domain-containing protein, translating into MFDPSLAPPLPGGASAPLRVLSLALEQRDAYTEGHCDRVCRLAFLLGRRFDLDAVRLGHLALAARFHDAGKIGVRDEVLLHPGQLDAPAREDMRMHAVFGERLFLATGREDAADVARLIRHHHEAFDGSGYPDGLAGEAIPLEVRILSVADGYDAMTSARPYRGAMPSKRAMETLAGERGQRIDPEVYRQLQAVLRAGPDI; encoded by the coding sequence ATGTTCGATCCGTCCCTTGCACCGCCGCTGCCCGGCGGTGCCAGCGCTCCGCTCCGCGTCCTTTCCCTGGCCCTCGAACAGAGGGACGCCTACACCGAAGGTCATTGCGACCGGGTCTGCCGGCTCGCCTTCCTGCTCGGCCGGCGCTTCGACCTGGACGCCGTGCGCCTGGGCCACCTCGCCCTCGCCGCGCGCTTCCACGACGCCGGCAAGATCGGCGTGCGCGACGAGGTGCTGCTGCACCCCGGCCAGCTCGACGCGCCCGCACGCGAGGACATGCGCATGCATGCGGTCTTCGGCGAACGGCTGTTCCTGGCCACCGGACGCGAGGATGCCGCGGATGTCGCCCGCCTCATCCGCCACCACCACGAGGCCTTCGACGGCAGCGGCTATCCGGATGGCCTGGCCGGCGAAGCGATCCCGCTGGAAGTGCGCATCCTCAGCGTGGCCGACGGCTACGACGCCATGACCTCGGCCCGCCCGTACCGCGGCGCCATGCCGTCGAAGCGTGCGATGGAGACCCTCGCCGGCGAGCGCGGCCAGCGCATCGACCCCGAGGTCTACCGCCAGCTGCAGGCGGTACTGCGCGCCGGCCCGGACATCTGA
- a CDS encoding cation diffusion facilitator family transporter — protein MAGNGDSTRAIFFALGANLSIAVAKGVAAFVTGSGAMLAETVHSFADCGNQLLLLLGLRQSRRPVTPEYPLGYGRAIYFWSFLVAVMLFSVGGMFSVYEGVHKLQHPGPLEQWWWAAGVLVFAIVAEGISMRACLQEINKVRGGRSLWEWFRESRQAELVVIFGEDLAALAGLVLALAAVLLTVATGNPLWDALGTIGIGLLLIVVAVLVAIEVKAMLIGQSVDPFLQKQISEFLAGRPEISEVLHVITLQQGSDVLVSTHARMRRSHDGPAMLEDIDQVERALKAQFPVVRWSFFEPEGEDPPAA, from the coding sequence ATGGCAGGAAACGGAGACTCCACCCGCGCGATCTTCTTCGCGCTTGGCGCCAACCTGTCCATCGCCGTGGCCAAGGGCGTGGCGGCCTTCGTGACCGGTTCCGGCGCGATGCTGGCCGAGACCGTCCACTCCTTCGCCGACTGCGGCAACCAGCTCCTGCTGCTGCTGGGCCTGCGCCAGTCGCGGCGGCCGGTGACGCCGGAATACCCGCTCGGCTATGGCCGTGCGATCTACTTCTGGTCCTTCCTGGTGGCGGTGATGCTGTTCAGCGTCGGCGGCATGTTCTCGGTCTACGAAGGCGTGCACAAGCTGCAGCATCCCGGGCCGCTGGAGCAGTGGTGGTGGGCCGCCGGCGTGCTGGTGTTCGCCATCGTCGCAGAGGGCATCTCCATGCGCGCCTGCCTGCAGGAGATCAACAAGGTCCGCGGCGGGCGCTCGCTGTGGGAGTGGTTCCGCGAGAGCCGCCAGGCCGAGCTGGTGGTGATCTTCGGCGAGGACCTGGCGGCCCTGGCCGGCCTGGTGCTGGCGCTGGCCGCGGTGTTGCTGACGGTGGCCACCGGCAATCCGCTGTGGGACGCGCTGGGCACCATCGGCATCGGCCTGCTGCTGATCGTGGTCGCGGTGCTGGTGGCGATCGAGGTCAAGGCCATGCTGATCGGCCAGAGCGTGGACCCGTTCCTGCAGAAGCAGATCAGCGAATTCCTGGCCGGGCGCCCGGAGATTTCCGAGGTGCTGCACGTGATCACCCTGCAGCAGGGCAGCGACGTCCTGGTGTCCACCCACGCGCGCATGCGCCGTTCGCACGATGGCCCGGCCATGCTCGAGGACATCGACCAGGTCGAGCGCGCGCTGAAGGCGCAGTTCCCGGTGGTGCGCTGGAGCTTCTTCGAACCCGAGGGCGAGGACCCGCCGGCCGCCTGA
- the creB gene encoding two-component system response regulator CreB, translated as MGRDYAWPMPTAPLILIADDEPAIADTLLYALRSEGLQAEHCLLGREAVERVRAGGVDVLVLDVGLPDIGGFDVCRQVRAFSEVPVIFLTARGEEIDRVLGLELGGDDYVSKPFSPREMVARVRARLRRRAPADDGADWQERGDFAVDRAGHRIRYRGRVLDLTRYEYALLEALLQRPGAILSRAQLMDRAWDSTAASGDRTVDTHIKTLRAKLRAAGAEPDPIRTHRGLGYAIAA; from the coding sequence ATGGGGCGCGACTATGCTTGGCCGATGCCGACCGCGCCGCTGATCCTCATCGCCGACGACGAACCGGCGATCGCCGACACGCTGCTCTATGCCCTGCGCAGCGAGGGCCTGCAGGCCGAGCACTGCCTGCTCGGGCGCGAGGCGGTTGAGCGGGTGCGTGCCGGCGGGGTCGACGTGCTGGTGCTGGACGTGGGCCTGCCGGACATCGGCGGCTTCGACGTCTGCCGCCAGGTGCGCGCTTTCAGCGAGGTGCCGGTGATCTTCCTCACCGCGCGCGGCGAGGAGATCGACCGGGTGCTGGGCCTGGAGCTGGGCGGCGACGACTACGTGTCCAAGCCGTTCTCGCCGCGGGAGATGGTGGCGCGGGTGCGCGCACGCCTGCGCCGGCGCGCGCCGGCGGACGACGGCGCGGACTGGCAGGAGCGCGGCGATTTCGCCGTGGACCGCGCGGGACACCGCATCCGCTACCGCGGCCGGGTGCTGGACCTGACCCGCTACGAGTACGCACTGCTGGAGGCGCTGCTGCAGCGCCCGGGCGCCATCCTCAGCCGCGCCCAGCTGATGGACCGGGCCTGGGACAGCACCGCGGCCAGCGGCGACCGCACCGTCGACACCCATATCAAGACCCTGCGCGCCAAGCTGCGTGCCGCCGGCGCCGAGCCGGACCCGATCCGCACCCACCGTGGCCTCGGCTACGCGATCGCGGCCTGA
- a CDS encoding GNAT family N-acetyltransferase, which yields MPRNRLPPWHEEFVLPNRRAILIRPIRPEDAAPLHAAFGLLGPGEIRVRFGGTDGELDLEAAGQMARPDPRQELLLVGAEPFAPGEAMIAALGRARRVPGTREAECAILLARYVAGLGLGRHLLQKLVKWARGRSVERLFGDIPATNTPMRELADSMGFQVDPDADVPPGLVRVVLDLGRD from the coding sequence ATGCCACGCAACCGGCTCCCCCCCTGGCACGAGGAATTCGTGCTGCCCAACCGCAGGGCCATCCTGATCCGTCCGATCCGCCCGGAGGACGCCGCGCCGCTGCACGCCGCATTCGGCCTGCTGGGGCCGGGCGAGATCCGAGTGCGCTTTGGCGGCACCGACGGCGAGCTGGACCTGGAGGCGGCCGGACAGATGGCCCGCCCGGATCCGCGCCAGGAACTGCTGCTGGTCGGCGCGGAACCCTTTGCCCCGGGCGAGGCGATGATCGCCGCCCTCGGCCGCGCCCGCCGGGTGCCCGGCACCCGCGAGGCCGAGTGCGCGATCCTGCTGGCCCGCTACGTGGCCGGCCTGGGCCTGGGCCGGCACCTGCTGCAGAAGCTGGTGAAGTGGGCCCGCGGCCGCTCGGTGGAACGCCTGTTCGGCGACATCCCGGCAACCAACACGCCCATGCGCGAACTGGCCGATTCCATGGGCTTCCAGGTCGACCCGGATGCCGACGTCCCGCCCGGCCTGGTCCGGGTGGTGCTGGACCTGGGCCGCGACTGA